Proteins encoded by one window of Cyclobacteriaceae bacterium:
- a CDS encoding TRAFs-binding domain-containing protein, protein MSDGIHQLQLLVNAGRYLEARQLADRLSKGSDGINTRINQLLALSLSKSGSPENAQELLEPIYQAMPEDVETAGILGGIYKELFKKHQDSKYAILSRDTYLKNFQATKHYYPGINAATMSAIAGRAAQGKEIATEVISLINLQTTDFWEVATLAEAYLLTKNRTQSVECFIRARQLAGTDWGKVTSVYNQLWLLNHYVPVPKEIQKVFSPPNVVAFVGHMLDQPSRTTPRFPASIETKIKDAVKGAIQTLNASIGYCSVACGGDILFAEAMEEAGGELQLFLPFAKDDFVEISVRFAGDNWIERFNQLVEKHPVTYVTQEPYAGYDDLFSLQSRVIFGSAVLRSAGFHQEPALLTVLSETDLKRKEGGTRDTIRLWPFSDKHVNINPDLYVGSTTTVTPTPSVPPVSERGMDRPVLYLVLADLTQLSPLDKEKINKAIQVRLSDGLLTFKASELLHDSMLVAFETETAAIDFAQLVMAQLPKGERSLKISLHAGPTYLDEDGQKFSSNGNINVSILRSINQFSPHGGIVASDLFAALLALNRKKFKLEYVGAIQPEDNKTIELYTVLINQM, encoded by the coding sequence GTGTCGGACGGTATTCATCAACTTCAATTATTGGTCAATGCGGGGCGTTACCTTGAAGCAAGGCAGTTAGCGGATAGGTTAAGCAAAGGTTCGGATGGAATTAATACCAGAATTAATCAACTGCTTGCTTTAAGTCTGTCAAAGTCTGGCTCTCCTGAGAATGCCCAGGAACTCCTTGAGCCCATTTATCAGGCTATGCCAGAGGATGTAGAGACTGCGGGTATTCTTGGTGGTATTTATAAGGAACTATTTAAAAAGCATCAAGACTCCAAATACGCCATTCTTTCGCGCGATACTTATTTAAAAAATTTTCAGGCTACAAAGCATTATTATCCTGGAATCAATGCGGCAACTATGTCGGCTATTGCAGGACGGGCCGCTCAAGGAAAGGAGATTGCAACAGAAGTTATTTCACTGATTAATCTACAAACAACAGATTTTTGGGAAGTGGCTACTTTGGCAGAGGCGTACCTGCTCACCAAAAACAGAACGCAGTCTGTAGAGTGTTTTATTCGGGCGCGCCAGTTGGCGGGCACGGACTGGGGAAAAGTTACGAGCGTATACAACCAACTTTGGCTGCTGAATCATTATGTTCCGGTGCCGAAGGAAATTCAAAAGGTGTTCAGCCCACCCAATGTGGTGGCTTTTGTCGGACACATGCTGGATCAGCCAAGCCGGACAACCCCACGTTTTCCCGCCTCCATAGAAACAAAAATTAAAGATGCTGTTAAGGGGGCAATCCAAACATTGAATGCCAGTATTGGCTATTGCTCTGTTGCCTGTGGCGGTGATATTCTATTTGCTGAAGCTATGGAAGAAGCAGGAGGGGAACTTCAGCTTTTCCTGCCGTTTGCGAAAGATGATTTTGTTGAAATCAGTGTTCGGTTTGCAGGTGATAATTGGATTGAGCGTTTCAATCAGCTTGTTGAAAAACATCCGGTGACTTATGTTACGCAAGAACCATATGCCGGGTATGATGATTTGTTTAGCCTGCAGAGTCGGGTAATTTTTGGTTCCGCTGTTTTACGCTCAGCCGGGTTTCATCAGGAGCCAGCGTTGTTAACAGTATTGTCTGAAACGGATTTGAAACGAAAAGAAGGAGGGACACGTGACACCATTCGCTTATGGCCATTTTCTGATAAGCATGTCAACATTAATCCGGATTTATATGTGGGTTCAACTACTACAGTAACTCCTACGCCCAGTGTTCCACCGGTTTCTGAAAGGGGTATGGATCGTCCTGTGCTTTACCTGGTGCTGGCTGATTTAACCCAACTTTCTCCTTTGGATAAGGAAAAGATAAATAAAGCAATTCAGGTCAGGCTCTCAGATGGATTGCTAACGTTTAAAGCTTCTGAGTTGCTGCATGACTCCATGCTTGTCGCATTCGAGACAGAAACGGCTGCTATAGATTTTGCTCAATTGGTTATGGCGCAATTGCCCAAAGGAGAAAGGTCACTTAAAATCAGTCTACATGCCGGACCAACGTATCTTGATGAGGACGGTCAAAAATTCAGCAGTAACGGCAATATCAATGTTTCTATTTTGCGGTCCATTAATCAGTTTTCTCCGCATGGGGGTATTGTGGCCAGCGATTTGTTTGCTGCATTGTTGGCATTAAATCGAAAGAAATTTAAGCTGGAGTACGTTGGCGCCATACAGCCGGAAGACAATAAGACTATCGAACTATATACTGTTTTGATCAACCAGATGTAG